A genome region from Salvia splendens isolate huo1 chromosome 19, SspV2, whole genome shotgun sequence includes the following:
- the LOC121779540 gene encoding cellulose synthase A catalytic subunit 2 [UDP-forming]-like, producing MDTKGRLVAGSHNRNEFVLINADDIGRVTSVKELTGQICQICGDEVEFSVDGEPFVACNECAFPVCRPCYEYERREGNQACPQCKTRYKRIKGSPRVDGDEDEDEFDDLEHEFDYNEYEQQHIAGTAFSSRGIGRTTSGITTHSEMDPSAVNSEIPLLTYGQEDDTISADKHALIIPPYGGKQIHPMPSADSSMTFPPRPMDPKKDLAVYGYGTVAWKERMEEWKRKQNEKLQVVKHQGGKGGGDELDDADLPKMDEGRQPLSRKIPIPSSKISPYRIVILLRVAILGLFFHYRIRHPVNDAYGLWLTSIICEIWFAISWIFDQFPKWFPIKRETYLDRLSLRYEKEGKPSELAPIDIFVSTVDPMKEPPLITANTVLSILSVDYPIDKVACYVSDDGAAMLTFEALSETSEFARKWVPFCKKFKIEPRAPEWYFAQKVDYLRDKVEPTFVRERRAMKREYEEFKVRINALVAMAQKVPEEGWTMQDGTPWPGNNVRDHPGMIQVFLGQNGVRDIEGNELPRLIYVSREKRPGYEHHKKAGAMNSLIRVSAVISNAPYLLNVDCDHYINNSKALRESMCFMMDPQAGKKICYVQFPQRFDGIDRHDRYSNRNVVFFDINMKGLDGIQGPIYVGTGCVFRRQALYGHDAPKKAKPPGKTCNCWPKWCCCCFGSRKKTKKGKSKDDKKKTKNKEALTQIHALENIEEGVEAIGSEKSALMPQAKLEKKFGQSPVFIASALLENGGVPAGATSASLLKEAIHVISCGYEDKTEWGKEVGWIYGSVTEDILTGFKMHCHGWRSVYCMPKRPAFKGSAPINLSDRLHQVLRWALGSVEILLSRHCPIWYGYGCGLKPLERFSYINSVVYPLTSLPLLAYCALPAVCLLTGKFIVPEISNYASIIFMGMFISIAVTSVLEMQWGGVAIDDLWRNEQFWVIGGVSSHFFALIQGLLKVLAGVNTNFTVTSKAADDGEFSDLYLFKWTSLLIPPMTLMIINIIGVVVGVSDAINNGYESWGPLFGRLFFALWVIVHLYPFLKGFMGRQDRLPTIIVVWSILLASIFSLLWVRINPFLSRDGIVLEVCGLDCN from the exons ATGGACACTAAAGGGAGGCTCGTTGCTGGCTCGCATAACAGGAATGAGTTTGTTCTCATCAATGCTGATGACATTGGAAGA GTGACTTCTGTGAAGGAGTTGACTGGGCAGATTTGCCAGATTTGTGGAGATGAGGTTGAATTCAGTGTAGATGGAGAGCCCTTTGTTGCTTGCAATGAATGTGCATTCCCTGTTTGTAGGCCTTGCTATGAGTATGAGAGAAGAGAGGGCAATCAAGCCTGCCCTCAATGCAAAACTAGATACAAGCGTATTAAAG GGAGTCCGAGAGTGGATGGGGATGAAGATGAGGATGAGTTTGATGATTTGGAGCACGAGTTTGATTACAATGAGTATGAGCAGCAGCACATTGCCGGAACAGCCTTTTCTTCCCGGGGCATTGGCCGGACTACCTCCGGCATCACCACTCACTCGGAGATGGATCCCTCCGCTGTCAACTCCGAGATCCCTCTCCTCACTTATGGCCAAGAG GATGACACGATCTCAGCCGATAAGCATGCCCTAATTATCCCTCCGTACGGTGGCAAGCAAATCCATCCTATGCCCTCTGCTGATTCATCCATGACAT TTCCACCGCGGCCGATGGATCCGAAGAAGGACTTGGCCGTGTATGGCTACGGCACTGTGGCGTGGAAGGAGAGGATGGAAGAATGGAAGAGGAAGCAGAATGAGAAGCTTCAAGTTGTGAAACATCAAGGAGGAAAAGGGGGTGGGGATGAGCTGGATGATGCTGATTTACCAAA AATGGATGAAGGCCGACAACCACTTTCGAGGAAGATACCGATTCCTTCGAGCAAGATAAGCCCATACAGAATCGTCATTTTGCTGCGTGTGGCAATTCTAGGATTGTTCTTTCATTATAGAATCCGTCACCCCGTCAATGATGCATATGGACTGTGGCTAACATCAATTATATGTGAGATATGGTTTGCCATCTCCTGGATTTTCGATCAGTTCCCAAAGTGGTTTCCAATCAAGCGAGAAACGTACCTTGATAGACTCTCGTTAAG GTACGAGAAAGAAGGCAAGCCCTCAGAGCTAGCTCCTATAGACATATTTGTGAGTACGGTGGATCCTATGAAGGAACCTCCGCTAATTACGGCCAATACCGTTCTTTCTATACTCTCTGTGGATTACCCCATTGACAAGGTTGCTTGCTATGTGTCTGATGACGGTGCTGCAATGCTTACTTTCGAAGCTCTTTCAGAGACGTCTGAGTTCGCTAGGAAGTGGGTCCCATTCtgtaaaaaattcaaaattgaacCTCGTGCTCCGGAATGGTATTTTGCGCAAAAGGTTGACTATTTGAGAGACAAGGTAGAACCAACATTTGTGAGGGAACGTCGTGCAATGAAG AGAGAGTACGAAGAGTTTAAAGTGCGGATAAATGCGCTGGTTGCAATGGCGCAGAAGGTCCCCGAGGAGGGCTGGACGATGCAAGATGGTACTCCATGGCCAGGAAACAATGTCAGGGATCATCCTGGCATGATACAG GTATTCCTTGGTCAAAATGGTGTTCGGGATATTGAAGGTAACGAGCTTCCTCGTCTTATATATGTTTCCCGTGAGAAGAGGCCTGGATACGAGCATCACAAGAAAGCCGGTGCCATGAATTCTTTG ATACGGGTGTCGGCTGTCATCTCAAATGCTCCTTACCTACTCAATGTTGATTGTGATCACTACATAAATAACAGTAAGGCTCTCAGAGAATCTATGTGTTTCATGATGGATCCGCAAGCGGGCAAGAAAATATGCTACGTGCAGTTCCCTCAAAGGTTTGATGGAATTGATAGGCACGACAGATATTCGAATCGCAACGTTGTCTTCTTCGAT ATAAATATGAAAGGTCTTGATGGGATCCAAGGTCCAATTTATGTCGGAACTGGATGCGTCTTCAGAAGGCAAGCACTTTACGGACACGACGCCCCCAAGAAAGCGAAACCGCCGGGGAAAACGTGCAATTGCTGGCCAAAATGGTGCTGCTGCTGCTTTGGATCTAGAAAGAAGACTAAGAAAGGGAAATCGAAGGATGACAAGAAAAAGACGAAGAACAAGGAAGCTTTGACTCAGATCCATGCTCTTGAAAACATCGAGGAAGGAGTTGAAG CAATTGGCAGTGAGAAGTCAGCCCTGATGCCCCAAGCGAAACTCGAGAAAAAATTCGGACAATCACCGGTTTTCATTGCATCAGCACTCCTAGAAAACGGTGGGGTCCCTGCAGGAGCAACATCTGCGTCGCTTTTGAAAGAAGCTATTCATGTGATCAGCTGTGGCTATGAAGATAAAACTGAATGGGGAAAAGAG GTTGGGTGGATTTATGGTTCGGTTACTGAAGATATCTTGACCGGTTTCAAGATGCATTGCCACGGCTGGCGGTCGGTCTACTGTATGCCTAAAAGACCGGCATTCAAAGGGTCTGCCCCAATCAATCTTTCTGATCGTCTCCACCAGGTTCTCCGATGGGCTTTGGGATCAGTCGAAATTTTATTGAGCAGGCACTGCCCCATCTGGTATGGATACGGATGTGGTCTTAAACCACTGGAGAGATTCTCGTACATTAACTCGGTTGTCTATCCATTGACTTCACTTCCATTGCTCGCTTACTGCGCTTTACCAGCTGTCTGCCTGCTTACTGGCAAATTTATCGTCCCAGAG ATCAGTAACTATGCCAGTATAATCTTTATGGGGATGTTCATATCCATCGCTGTGACTAGCGTTTTAGAAATGCAGTGGGGAGGCGTTGCGATCGATGACCTGTGGAGAAACGAGCAGTTTTGGGTGATCGGAGGCGTCTCATCTCACTTCTTCGCTCTAATCCAAGGCCTCCTCAAAGTTCTGGCTGGTGTCAACACAAACTTCACCGTCACTTCGAAAGCAGCCGACGATGGAGAGTTCTCGGATCTGTACCTCTTCAAGTGGACGTCTCTGCTGATCCCGCCCATGACGCTGATGATCATCAACATCATTGGAGTGGTGGTTGGAGTCTCGGACGCCATCAACAACGGGTATGAGTCGTGGGGGCCTCTATTCGGGAGGCTCTTCTTCGCCCTATGGGTGATCGTCCATCTGTACCCGTTCCTGAAAGGTTTCATGGGGAGGCAGGACCGCCTCCCGACCATCATTGTGGTGTGGTCGATTCTTTTGGCCTCGATATTCTCGTTGCTGTGGGTCCGGATCAACCCCTTTTTGTCGAGGGATGGCATCGTGTTAGAAGTGTGTGGCTTGGACTGTAATTAG
- the LOC121778697 gene encoding protein LIKE COV 2-like, with translation MRVELMAAESSSNRGKKDSTASGLLNSPTRPNDDVEDPVKSPPHSPNNSSTRKACYAVLQSWVSKKFMTGCVVLFPVAVTFFITWWFIQFVDGFFSPIYERLGIEIFGLGFITSIIFIFFVGMFASSWLGSTVFLIGEWFIKRMPFVRHIYSASKQISSAISPDQNTTAFKEVAIIRHPRVGEYAFGFITSSVVLQRDNGDEELCSVYVPTNHLYIGDIFLVSSKDIIRPNLSIREGIEIIVSVGMSMPQVISPVEELARQNNRIPPGRMMI, from the exons ATGAGAGTGGAACTAATGGCGGCGGAGAGCAGCAGCAATCGGGGGAAGAAGGACTCAACGGCCTCAGGGTTGTTGAATTCGCCGACCCGCCCAAACGACGACGTTGAAGATCCCGTCAAATCCCCGCCCCACTCCCCCAACAATTCCTCCACGCGCAAG GCTTGCTATGCTGTTCTTCAGAGTTGGGTTTCCAAGAAGTTCATGACTGGATG TGTGGTTTTATTTCCAGTTGCTGTTACATTTTTTATCACGTGGTGGTTCATCCAGTTCGTTGATGGTTTCTTCAGCCCTATATATGAGAGGCTTGGCATTGAAATATTTG GCCTTGGATTCATCACATCAataatctttattttctttgttggtATGTTTGCTTCGTCATGGTTGGGTTCCACTGTTTTCTTGATAGGAGAATGGTTTATAAAGCGAATGCCCTTTGTAAGACATATATATTCAGCATCGAAGCAAATTAGTTCTGCAATCTCACCAG ATCAGAATACAACTGCTTTCAAGGAGGTTGCTATTATTCGCCATCCTCGTGTTGGAGAATATGCTTTTGGCTTTATTACATCATCAGTAGTTCTTCAG AGAGATAATGGGGATGAAGAACTATGCTCTGTGTACGTGCCAACAAATCATTTATACATCGGGGACATATTTCTAGTTAGCTCAAAAGACATCATTCGGCCAAACTTGTCTATCCGAGAGGGCATAG AGATCATCGTCTCGGTGGGGATGTCAATGCCTCAGGTCATTTCTCCGGTTGAAGAGCTTGCACGTCAGAATAACCGGATCCCTCCTGGTAGAATGATGATTTAG
- the LOC121780004 gene encoding 5-formyltetrahydrofolate cyclo-ligase-like protein COG0212, whose translation MDTQLLKLSHAFPLPIKWAPAASKPPLNLPSIPQPKPPFPPPFSRNLTATAARRTFDEAAYEAERLSLDAAARDSMAEQSAIEGDPKAWKWVIRKRIWDLMEARNIAQFPRPVHHRIPNFTGATVAAQKLSELQVFKEAKCVKVNPDTPQKQVRFLTLNGGKKLLTPQPRLRTGFFSVLEYSMLSPDTIKEACTSVGVAKYGKPIGLEEKIKVDLIVVGSVAVDPKTGARLGKGEGFAELEYGMLRYMCSIDDSTPIVTSVHDEQLVDDIPIEKLLVHDVPVDIICTPTRVIFTNTSIPKPQGIYWDKLSPEKLGQIKILRELKRKIERETGEKLPTGPSEKLPPTARRKR comes from the exons ATGGATACGCAATTGCTCAAGCTTTCTCACGCATTTCCGCTGCCAATCAAATGGGCTCCTGCTGCTTCCAAACCACCCCTTAATCTCCCTTCAATTCCCCAACCAAAACCCCCCTTTCCCCCACCGTTTTCGAGAAATCTCACCGCGACGGCCGCCCGCCGCACTTTCGACGAGGCAGCCTACGAGGCGGAGCGGCTGAGCTTGGATGCCGCCGCCCGGGACTCCATGGCCGAGCAATCCGCAATCGAAGGCGACCCCAAGGCATGGAAATGGGTCATCAGGAAACGGATTTGGGACTTGATGGAGGCCCGGAATATAGCTCAATTCCCCCGCCCCGTTCACCACCGCATCCCCAATTTCACCGGCGCCACCGTTGCTGCTCAGAAG TTGAGTGAATTGCAGGTGTTTAAAGAGGCAAAATGTGTGAAAGTTAATCCGGATACGCCCCAAAAACAAGTCAGATTCCTCACACTTAATG GTGGCAAAAAGCTTTTGACTCCACAGCCACGTCTGAGGACCGGATTCTTTTCTGTTCTTGAATACTCAATGTTAAGTCCTGACACTATTAAGGAGGCATGCACATCTGTCGGAGTAGCCAAGTATGGCAAGCCGATAGGATTGGAGGAAAAGATAAAAGTGGACTTAATCGTTGTTGGTTCTGTTGCTGTAGACCCAAAGACCGGAGCAAGACTTGGCAAGGGTGAG GGATTTGCTGAACTTGAATATGGTATGCTACGTTACATGTGTTCCATTGATGATTCGACACCAATTGTCACATCTG TGCATGATGAGCAATTGGTGGATGACATACCCATCGAAAAACTGCTGGTCCATGATGTGCCCGTCGACATCATATGCACTCCGACCCGAGTTATCTTCACCAACACCTCTATTCCAAAACCTCAAG GAATATACTGGGACAAATTATCTCCAGAAAAGCTTGgtcaaattaaaatactaaGGGAGCTAAAGAGAAAAATTGAACGCGAAACTGGGGAAAAGCTTCCCACAGGCCCCTCCGAGAAGTTACCTCCTACAGCGCGAAGGAAGCGCTGA